The region GTGTCTCTCCTGAGACCCCCCGTCATCCCCGCGAAGGCGGGGATCCCGCTGCCTTGCCCCGCACTCAAAAGGGAAGCGTAACCCGCCCAACAAGGGCGGCACCCGACCGCAGAACTGCAACATCCCCGCGATGCTGCTGTAACAATCCGCGCGCATAGCTCGTCACCGTTGGGGCAACCTGAACGGGGGAAGCGGCATGAACGTCGTCACCAGTATTTCGGCCACCGGTATCGCGGGGGCATCGCTCGGCGACTTCGCCGATTTCGCCAATTCCGCGCCGGCCATTCCGGAACGGCTGGTCGGCGGGCGGCGGCAGTTCCGCACGATCTGGATCTCCGACATCCATCTCGGCACGCGCGGCTGCAATGCCGACATGCTGATCGACTTTCTCGACCACGTCGACAGCGAGACGATGTATCTGGTCGGCGATATCGTCGATGGCTGGCGGCTGAAGAAGAAGTTCTACTGGCCGACCGCGCACAACGACGTCGTCTGGCGGCTGCTGAAGCGCGCGCGACGCGGCACCCGCGTCGTCTATATCCCCGGCAATCACGACGAGGTGTTCCGCCAGTTCACCGGGCTCGATTTCGGCGGCGTGGAGATCGTGCGCCAGGCGATCCACGATACCGCCGACGGTCGCCGCCTGCTCGTGCTGCACGGCGACGAATTCGATGCGATCACGCTCGCGCACCGCTGGCTCGCGCATGTCGGGGATGCCGCGTACAATCTGCTGATGG is a window of Sphingomonas sp. Leaf357 DNA encoding:
- a CDS encoding UDP-2,3-diacylglucosamine diphosphatase, whose protein sequence is MNVVTSISATGIAGASLGDFADFANSAPAIPERLVGGRRQFRTIWISDIHLGTRGCNADMLIDFLDHVDSETMYLVGDIVDGWRLKKKFYWPTAHNDVVWRLLKRARRGTRVVYIPGNHDEVFRQFTGLDFGGVEIVRQAIHDTADGRRLLVLHGDEFDAITLAHRWLAHVGDAAYNLLMAFNRALNAYRRVFNLPYWSLSKHAKAKVKKSVEFISNYEEVVAQAAAHRGVDGVVCGHIHTAEFREIAGIQYYNDGDWVEGCTALVEHFDGRMEILHWADEIAARESAAPARLLAA